Proteins encoded in a region of the Oryctolagus cuniculus chromosome 10, mOryCun1.1, whole genome shotgun sequence genome:
- the ACTR8 gene encoding actin-related protein 8 isoform X2 produces MTQAEKGDAENGKEKGGEKEKEQRGVKRPIVPALVPESLQEQIQSNFIVVIHPGSTTLRIGRATDTLPASVPHVIARRHKQQGQPLYKDSWLLREGLNKPESNEQRQNGLKMVDQAIWSKKMSNGTRRIPVSPEQARSYNKQMRPAILDHCSGNKWTNTSHHPEYLVGEEALYVNPLDCYNIHWPIRRGQLNIHPGPGGSLTAVLADIEVIWSHAIQKYLEIPLKDLKYYRCILLIPDIYNKQHVKELVNMILMKMGFSGIVVHQESVCATFGSGLSSTCIVDVGDQKTSVCCVEDGVSHRNTRECQLTNKMDCLLLQHLKETFCHLDQDISGLQDHEFQIRHPDSPALLYQFRLGDEKLQAPMALFYPATFGIVGQKMTTLQHRSQGDPEDPHDEQYLLATQSKQEQSAKATADRKSASKPIGFEGDLRGPASDLPERLHSQEVDLGPSQGDCLMAGNDSEEALTALMSRKTAVSLFEGKALGLDKAILHSIDCCSSDDTKKKMYSSILVVGGGLMFHKAQEFLQHRILNKMPPSFRRIIENVDVITRPKDLDPRLIAWKGGAVLACLDTTQELWVYQREWQRFGVRMLRERAAFVW; encoded by the exons CAAATCCAGAGCAACTTCATCGTGGTCATACACCCGGGTTCAACCACCTTGCGGATCGGCCGGGCCACAGACACGCTGCCTGCCAGCGTTCCTCACGTCATCGCACGGAGACACAAGCAGCAGGGGCAGCCCCTCTACAAAGACAGCTGGCTCCTGCGCGAGGGCCTGAAC AAACCTGAAAGTAATGAACAAAGACAAAATGGCCTTAAAATGGTGGATCAAGCAATATGGTCTAAGAAAATGTCGAACGGCACGAGGCGGATCCCTGTGTCCCCTGAGCAG GCACGCTCCTACAACAAGCAGATGCGACCTGCAATTTTAGATCACTGTTCTGGAAATAAGTGGACAAATACATCTCATCACCCTGAGTATTTGGTGGGAGAAGAG GCCTTGTATGTTAATCCGCTGGACTGTTACAACATTCACTGGCCCATCCGAAGAGGCCAGCTAAATATTCACCCAGGACCTGGGGGCTCCCTCACTGCTGTGCTGGCAGATATTGAAGTAATATGGTCTCATGCAATTCAAAAATACCTGGAAATCCCCCTGAAAGATTTAAAG taTTATAGATGTATTTTGTTAATTCCTGATATCTACAATAAACAGCATGTGAAAGAACTGGTGAATATGATACTAATGAAGATGGGATTTTCAG GGATCGTGGTGCACCAGGAGTCTGTGTGTGCCACCTTTGGAAGTGGCTTGAGCAGCACGTGCATTGTAGATGTCGGGGACCAGAAGACGAGCGTGTGCTGTGTGGAGGATGGGGTGTCTCATCGCAACACTCG GGAGTGCCAGCTGACTAACAAGATGGactgcctcctcctgcagcacctgaAGGAAACCTTCTGCCATTTAGATCAG GACATCTCTGGACTTCAGGACCACGAGTTTCAGATTCGGCATCCGGATTCTCCCGCCCTGCTCTACCAGTTTCGATTAGGAGATGAGAAGCTCCAG GCTCCCATGGCTCTGTTTTACCCAGCGACGTTTGGGATCGTCGGGCAGAAGATGACAACTCTGCAGCACAGGTCCCAGGGCGACCCTGAGGACCCTCACGACGAGCAGTACCTGCTGGCCACACAGAGCAAGCAAGAACAG TCTGCAAAAGCTACTGCTGACCGCAAGTCTGCCTCCAAACCCATTGGATTTGAAGGGGATCTTCGTGGCCCGGCTTCTGATCTTCCAGAAAGACTTCACTCCCAGGAGGTGGATTTGGGGCCCTCCCAGGGAGACTGCCTGATGGCCGGCAACGACTCCGAGGAGGCCCTCACCGCACTGATGTCCAGGAAGACTGCCGTCTCGCTGTTCGAAGGGAAGGCCCTGGGCCTCGACAAAGCCATCCTGCACAGCATAGACTGCTGCT CATCCGACGATACCAAAAAGAAGATGTACAGCTCCATCCTGGTGGTGGGAGGTGGTCTGATGTTCCATAAAGCTCAGGAATTCCTGCAGCACAGGATCCTCAACAAGATGCCGCCCTCCTTCAGGCGGATCATTGAAAACGTGGACGTGATCACGAGGCCGAAG GACCTGGACCCCCGGCTGATCGCCTGGAAGGGGGGCGCCGTGCTGGCCTGCCTGGACACCACGCAGGAGCTGTGGGTCTACCAGCGGGAGTGGCAGCGCTTCGGGGTGCGCATGCTGCGAGAGCGGGCCGCGTTCGTGTGGTGA
- the IL17RB gene encoding interleukin-17 receptor B, which yields MSLVLLSLAALCRSALPREPTVQCGSETGPSPEWLVQHTLTPGDLRDLRVEPVTTKVAVEDYSVLMNVSWVLRADASIRVLKATKICVTGKSSLQSYSCVRCNYTEAFQSQTRPSGHKWAFSYVGFPVELNTLYFIGAHNIPNANMNGDGPSLSVNFTSPGCLDHIMKYKKKCIEAGSLWDPNITACKKNETTVQVKFTTSLLGNKYMALVRQGAVIGFSTVLEDKLTRTSVEVPVRGESHGAVVQLTPYFRTCGNDCIRHKGTVVLCPQPDTPSLPDTSRSVLGSWLPLLLLPLLVAVWVLAAGICLRWRHGRTQMASFPATTLLPRAKVVVVYPSEVCFHHTVCGFAEFLQSHCRSEVILDKWQQQKVAELGPVLWLTTEKQAADRVIFLLSNELSAQCDGTCAGGEGGPQRGSQDLFVLAYNLLCSDIGSQTHACKYLVVYFSQPPAAAGYSALRLCPRFHLWRDAAALRTQLLCVTQQGPVGTRSRACPQSCSSL from the exons ATGTCGCTTGTGCTGCTGAGCCTGGCCGCGCTGTGCAGGAGCGCCTTGCCCCGAGAGCCG ACTGTTCAGTGCGGCTCTGAAACGG GGCCGTCTCCAGAGTGGCTGGTCCAGCACACCCTGACGCCAGGGGACTTGAGGGACCTCCGAGTGGAACCTGTTACGACCAAGGTTGCAGTGGAGGACTACTCGGTTTTGATGAACGTAAGCTGGGTTCTCCGGGCAGATG CCAGCATCCGCGTGCTGAAGGCCACCAAGATCTGCGTGACGGGCAAAAGCAGCCTGCAGTCCTACAGCTGTGTGCGGTGCAATTACACAGAGGCCTTCCAGAGTCAGACCAGACCCTCGGGGCACAAA TGGGCGTTTTCCTATGTGGGCTTCCCTGTGGAGCTGAACACACTGTACTTCATCGGGGCCCATAACATCCCCAACGCAAACATGAACGGAGATGGCCCTTCTCTGTCAGTGAACTTCACCTCCCCAG GCTGCCTAGACCACAtcatgaaatataaaaagaagtGCATCGAGGCAG GCAGTCTGTGGGATCCCAACATCACCGCCTGTAAGAAGAACGAGACGACAGTCCAAGTGAAGTTTACGACGAGTCTCCTTGGCAACAAGTACATGGCTCTTGTGCGTCAGGGCGCCGTGATTGGGTTTTCCACCGTGCTGGAG GACAAGCTGACACGGACGTCGGTGGAGGTTCCAGTGAGAGGCGAGAGCCACGGTGCCGTGGTTCAG CTGACCCCGTATTTCCGCACCTGTGGCAACGACTGCATCCGACACAAAGGAACTGTTGTGCTTTGCCCACAGCCAGacacccccagcctcccagacACCA GCAGAAGCGTGCTAGGAAGctggctccctctcctcctcctgccgctgctggtggctgtgtgggtgctggCAGCTGGGATCTGTCTAAGGTGGAGGCACG GCAGGACCCAGATGGCTTCCTTTCCAGCCACCACGCTGCTGCCCCGCGCCAAGGTTGTTGTGGTTTACCCGTCTGAAGTCTGCTTCCATCACACGGTCTGTGGCTTCGCGGAGTTTCTCCAGAGCCACTGCAGAAGTGAGGTCATCCTTGACAAGTGGCAGCAGCAGAAGGTCGCGGAGCTGggtcctgtgctgtggctcaccaCTGAGAAGCAGGCCGCCGACAGGGTCATCTTCCTGCTCTCCAACGAGCTCAGCGCCCAGTGTGACGGCACCTGTGCGGGGGGCGAGGGCGGCCCCCAGAGGGGCTCCCAGGACCTGTTCGTCCTCGCCTATAACCTGCTCTGCAGCGATATAGGGAGCCAGACGCACGCGTGCAAGTACCTGGTGGTCTACTTCAGCCAGCCTCCCGCCGCGGCCGGTTACAGCGCTCTCCGGCTCTGCCCCCGGTTCCACCTCTGGAGGGACGCGGCCGCCCTGCGCACGCAGCTCCTTTGCGTCACGCAGCAGGGGCCGGTGGGCACAAGGTCCCGAGCCTGCCCCCAAAGCTGCTCCTCCCTGTAG
- the ACTR8 gene encoding actin-related protein 8 isoform X1: MTQAEKGDAENGKEKGGEKEKEQRGVKRPIVPALVPESLQEQIQSNFIVVIHPGSTTLRIGRATDTLPASVPHVIARRHKQQGQPLYKDSWLLREGLNKPESNEQRQNGLKMVDQAIWSKKMSNGTRRIPVSPEQARSYNKQMRPAILDHCSGNKWTNTSHHPEYLVGEEALYVNPLDCYNIHWPIRRGQLNIHPGPGGSLTAVLADIEVIWSHAIQKYLEIPLKDLKYYRCILLIPDIYNKQHVKELVNMILMKMGFSGIVVHQESVCATFGSGLSSTCIVDVGDQKTSVCCVEDGVSHRNTRLCLAYGGSDVSRCFYWLMQRAGFPYRECQLTNKMDCLLLQHLKETFCHLDQDISGLQDHEFQIRHPDSPALLYQFRLGDEKLQAPMALFYPATFGIVGQKMTTLQHRSQGDPEDPHDEQYLLATQSKQEQSAKATADRKSASKPIGFEGDLRGPASDLPERLHSQEVDLGPSQGDCLMAGNDSEEALTALMSRKTAVSLFEGKALGLDKAILHSIDCCSSDDTKKKMYSSILVVGGGLMFHKAQEFLQHRILNKMPPSFRRIIENVDVITRPKDLDPRLIAWKGGAVLACLDTTQELWVYQREWQRFGVRMLRERAAFVW, from the exons CAAATCCAGAGCAACTTCATCGTGGTCATACACCCGGGTTCAACCACCTTGCGGATCGGCCGGGCCACAGACACGCTGCCTGCCAGCGTTCCTCACGTCATCGCACGGAGACACAAGCAGCAGGGGCAGCCCCTCTACAAAGACAGCTGGCTCCTGCGCGAGGGCCTGAAC AAACCTGAAAGTAATGAACAAAGACAAAATGGCCTTAAAATGGTGGATCAAGCAATATGGTCTAAGAAAATGTCGAACGGCACGAGGCGGATCCCTGTGTCCCCTGAGCAG GCACGCTCCTACAACAAGCAGATGCGACCTGCAATTTTAGATCACTGTTCTGGAAATAAGTGGACAAATACATCTCATCACCCTGAGTATTTGGTGGGAGAAGAG GCCTTGTATGTTAATCCGCTGGACTGTTACAACATTCACTGGCCCATCCGAAGAGGCCAGCTAAATATTCACCCAGGACCTGGGGGCTCCCTCACTGCTGTGCTGGCAGATATTGAAGTAATATGGTCTCATGCAATTCAAAAATACCTGGAAATCCCCCTGAAAGATTTAAAG taTTATAGATGTATTTTGTTAATTCCTGATATCTACAATAAACAGCATGTGAAAGAACTGGTGAATATGATACTAATGAAGATGGGATTTTCAG GGATCGTGGTGCACCAGGAGTCTGTGTGTGCCACCTTTGGAAGTGGCTTGAGCAGCACGTGCATTGTAGATGTCGGGGACCAGAAGACGAGCGTGTGCTGTGTGGAGGATGGGGTGTCTCATCGCAACACTCG GCTCTGCCTGGCGTACGGGGGATCTGACGTGTCGCGCTGCTTCTACTGGCTGATGCAGCGGGCGGGGTTCCCTTACAGGGAGTGCCAGCTGACTAACAAGATGGactgcctcctcctgcagcacctgaAGGAAACCTTCTGCCATTTAGATCAG GACATCTCTGGACTTCAGGACCACGAGTTTCAGATTCGGCATCCGGATTCTCCCGCCCTGCTCTACCAGTTTCGATTAGGAGATGAGAAGCTCCAG GCTCCCATGGCTCTGTTTTACCCAGCGACGTTTGGGATCGTCGGGCAGAAGATGACAACTCTGCAGCACAGGTCCCAGGGCGACCCTGAGGACCCTCACGACGAGCAGTACCTGCTGGCCACACAGAGCAAGCAAGAACAG TCTGCAAAAGCTACTGCTGACCGCAAGTCTGCCTCCAAACCCATTGGATTTGAAGGGGATCTTCGTGGCCCGGCTTCTGATCTTCCAGAAAGACTTCACTCCCAGGAGGTGGATTTGGGGCCCTCCCAGGGAGACTGCCTGATGGCCGGCAACGACTCCGAGGAGGCCCTCACCGCACTGATGTCCAGGAAGACTGCCGTCTCGCTGTTCGAAGGGAAGGCCCTGGGCCTCGACAAAGCCATCCTGCACAGCATAGACTGCTGCT CATCCGACGATACCAAAAAGAAGATGTACAGCTCCATCCTGGTGGTGGGAGGTGGTCTGATGTTCCATAAAGCTCAGGAATTCCTGCAGCACAGGATCCTCAACAAGATGCCGCCCTCCTTCAGGCGGATCATTGAAAACGTGGACGTGATCACGAGGCCGAAG GACCTGGACCCCCGGCTGATCGCCTGGAAGGGGGGCGCCGTGCTGGCCTGCCTGGACACCACGCAGGAGCTGTGGGTCTACCAGCGGGAGTGGCAGCGCTTCGGGGTGCGCATGCTGCGAGAGCGGGCCGCGTTCGTGTGGTGA